A region of Methanocorpusculum labreanum Z DNA encodes the following proteins:
- a CDS encoding pyridoxal phosphate-dependent decarboxylase family protein encodes MTNTEKTNTSPCAAEDALKVKALFLGPKSENREYFKNMLNFLMDEHMHWRSDFHPEDRMVSTAKEMRSEEYLTTLDRTSDVLMQLSNKLKETSMPWFSSRYLGHMNSDTLMVANLAYMATILYNPNNVAYEASTATTPMEIEAGKDMATMLGFDPEQSWGHITTDGTIANYEGMWMARNLKSFPPAVKKIRPDLVPGLDDWQIMNMSTTQVLDLIGKVKEAGCFDEVRNESARGIGAGDGSLGVVLVPQSKHYSWVKAADVLGIGNKNLIQVQVNDHYHMDIDTLKSIIDDHIARKIPIMAVVAVVGTTEEGAIDEVDRIVELRAEYEKQGINFYFHIDAAYGGYSRALYLDEQNRFMEYDEVKERLSADGIFIHETEYPQREIYEAYKAIPAADSITIDPHKMGYIPYSAGGITIKDRRILDLISYFAAYVFESGEDSPTLLGSYIMEGSKAGATAAAVWATHRLIPLNVTGYGRIIGRSIEGAQMLSNALTTTKYITVNDRKFQVETLAGKPDFNIVCMAFNEVGNTDLDAMNALNEKIYNESSYVSGPVYKNDWITSKTALAREDYGDAPRNFVKRLGVPTAEWDRVGSVYVLRVCLLNPFVSHNVHFDVLWDGLLAILKEKLAAAIAGDGKC; translated from the coding sequence ATGACAAACACGGAAAAAACCAACACATCCCCCTGTGCAGCCGAAGATGCTCTCAAAGTGAAGGCTCTCTTCCTCGGGCCGAAATCTGAAAACCGCGAGTATTTCAAGAACATGCTCAACTTCCTGATGGATGAGCACATGCACTGGAGAAGCGATTTCCATCCGGAAGACCGGATGGTTTCGACGGCGAAAGAGATGCGAAGCGAGGAATATCTGACGACACTCGACCGTACATCCGATGTTTTGATGCAGCTGTCGAACAAACTCAAAGAAACCTCGATGCCCTGGTTTTCATCCAGATATCTCGGTCACATGAATTCCGATACGCTGATGGTGGCTAACCTTGCGTATATGGCGACCATTCTCTACAATCCAAACAACGTAGCCTACGAAGCATCAACTGCGACGACACCGATGGAAATCGAAGCCGGCAAAGACATGGCAACCATGCTCGGTTTTGACCCTGAACAGTCATGGGGTCATATCACCACCGACGGCACGATCGCAAATTACGAAGGTATGTGGATGGCACGCAATCTCAAATCGTTCCCTCCCGCAGTCAAAAAGATACGGCCCGATCTTGTTCCGGGACTTGACGACTGGCAGATCATGAACATGAGCACCACACAGGTGCTTGACCTTATCGGGAAAGTGAAGGAGGCCGGCTGCTTCGATGAAGTAAGAAACGAAAGTGCCCGAGGTATTGGGGCAGGCGACGGTAGCCTTGGTGTTGTCCTGGTCCCGCAGTCCAAACATTATTCATGGGTGAAGGCTGCCGATGTTCTCGGGATTGGAAACAAGAATCTGATCCAGGTGCAGGTAAATGACCACTACCACATGGATATCGACACGCTGAAAAGCATCATCGACGATCACATCGCACGAAAGATCCCGATTATGGCAGTCGTGGCCGTTGTTGGAACAACCGAAGAAGGAGCTATTGATGAGGTCGACAGGATCGTAGAATTACGGGCCGAGTATGAAAAACAGGGTATCAACTTCTACTTCCATATCGACGCAGCCTACGGCGGCTATTCACGTGCTCTTTACCTTGATGAGCAGAATCGTTTCATGGAGTACGATGAAGTGAAAGAACGCCTCAGCGCTGACGGGATATTCATACATGAAACCGAATACCCGCAGAGAGAGATTTATGAAGCATACAAGGCAATCCCGGCTGCGGATTCGATCACCATCGATCCGCATAAGATGGGATATATTCCCTATTCAGCCGGAGGAATTACCATAAAGGACAGGCGTATTCTTGATCTTATCTCGTATTTTGCCGCCTATGTCTTTGAATCGGGAGAGGATTCACCAACTCTGCTTGGCAGTTATATTATGGAAGGATCAAAGGCCGGTGCCACGGCCGCCGCCGTCTGGGCAACGCACAGACTGATCCCGCTGAACGTAACCGGTTACGGAAGAATCATCGGCCGGAGTATTGAAGGAGCACAGATGCTGTCCAATGCTCTGACAACGACGAAGTATATTACGGTCAATGACCGGAAATTCCAGGTCGAAACTCTTGCAGGAAAACCTGACTTCAATATCGTGTGCATGGCGTTTAATGAGGTAGGAAATACCGATCTGGATGCCATGAATGCTCTGAACGAAAAAATCTATAACGAATCCTCCTATGTCAGCGGGCCGGTGTATAAAAACGACTGGATCACCTCAAAAACTGCTCTCGCACGGGAAGACTACGGCGACGCTCCAAGAAACTTCGTGAAGCGCCTCGGGGTCCCAACGGCAGAATGGGATCGTGTCGGATCGGTGTATGTGCTTAGAGTCTGCCTGCTCAATCCGTTCGTTTCCCACAATGTGCATTTCGACGTCCTGTGGGATGGGCTCCTTGCAATCCTCAAGGAAAAGCTTGCTGCGGCAATTGCCGGCGATGGAAAGTGCTGA
- a CDS encoding cytochrome c biogenesis CcdA family protein — MTAVFDPSLTGIFIFGLLAGICPCNSVICLGLIGYLTSGKTTLTLPTILKLVLAFCVGTILTLLPLGFLAGFLGEYILYLNSSIAWILGGILMIAMGLQLLHLYKPPIRRIFNRFRLLNAYTIVGAFLLGLSFGVITVGRGAPMLIIVLTYIALYQTPLQGLLTIFIYAVGLSIPLVILSSIGGSFGQKIRTVTKISGNTIDIIIGIGIILIGIYFIFLAFL; from the coding sequence ATGACCGCTGTATTCGATCCATCTCTAACAGGTATTTTTATCTTCGGGCTTCTCGCAGGCATTTGTCCGTGCAATAGTGTGATCTGCCTTGGGCTCATTGGTTATCTTACCAGCGGTAAAACAACTCTAACCCTCCCGACAATACTCAAACTCGTTCTTGCCTTCTGTGTAGGTACGATTCTTACCCTTCTTCCGTTAGGCTTCCTTGCCGGATTCCTCGGCGAGTATATCCTCTATCTCAACAGTTCGATAGCCTGGATTCTGGGCGGCATTCTTATGATCGCGATGGGACTTCAGCTCCTCCATCTCTATAAGCCGCCAATTCGACGCATCTTCAACCGTTTTCGTCTCCTAAATGCCTATACTATCGTCGGCGCATTTCTTCTCGGTCTTTCATTTGGCGTGATCACCGTCGGCCGCGGCGCTCCGATGCTCATCATCGTTCTCACCTACATTGCCCTCTACCAAACCCCGCTTCAGGGACTTCTCACCATCTTCATCTATGCAGTCGGTCTCAGCATTCCATTGGTTATTCTCAGCTCGATCGGCGGTTCCTTTGGTCAGAAGATCCGCACGGTCACAAAAATCAGCGGGAACACCATCGATATCATCATCGGGATAGGAATCATTCTGATCGGCATTTACTTTATTTTCCTTGCCTTCCTCTAA
- a CDS encoding MTAP family purine nucleoside phosphorylase: MLGIIGGTALLQARLPPLEKIRVSTPFGSVQAHVGRIVFISRHQNDTPPHRVNHRAHLAAMKILGVDKLIVIGSTGSMHDDLPPGSIVIPDDSFSPWDIPSLHDNDIYHIPPSINPGLREELVRIVPEAKPGTYFQTLGPRFETRAEIACFAGDTDVVGMTAASELTLANELGIPCAALCTVDNYANGIGGASAPEYDEIVAIARRNGERITDIITKIVEKLA; the protein is encoded by the coding sequence ATGTTAGGTATCATTGGGGGGACGGCTCTTCTGCAGGCACGCCTGCCCCCTCTGGAAAAAATCCGTGTATCAACACCATTCGGCTCAGTCCAGGCTCACGTCGGTAGAATCGTCTTTATCAGCCGCCATCAAAACGACACCCCTCCTCACCGGGTCAATCACCGTGCACACCTGGCCGCCATGAAAATCCTCGGCGTTGATAAACTCATCGTTATCGGCTCGACCGGCAGTATGCATGATGATCTTCCTCCGGGGAGCATCGTTATTCCTGATGACTCATTCAGTCCCTGGGATATTCCAAGCCTGCACGACAACGACATCTATCACATTCCCCCGTCGATCAACCCTGGTCTAAGGGAAGAGCTCGTCCGAATCGTTCCGGAGGCAAAACCCGGCACCTACTTTCAGACGCTTGGTCCCCGATTCGAAACCCGGGCGGAGATCGCCTGCTTTGCGGGGGACACCGATGTGGTCGGTATGACTGCTGCAAGCGAACTTACCCTCGCAAACGAGCTTGGGATCCCCTGTGCCGCTCTCTGCACCGTGGACAACTATGCAAACGGCATCGGGGGGGCATCGGCCCCGGAGTATGACGAAATCGTCGCCATTGCCCGAAGAAACGGCGAACGGATAACGGATATCATAACAAAAATCGTGGAAAAACTCGCATGA
- a CDS encoding amidohydrolase — MTDTDIFGKQVPVLIRNVSLNGKIQEIYLDGTGMIGAVGEKITDHDAEFIIDGDGATALPGMINMHTHSPMGLLRGYSDDMQLFEWLSTKIWPTEAHLTEDDIYWGAKLACLEMIRTGTTTFNDMYFKMEQIARAVDESGIRACLSYCMIDGGDHAKFESEARVMESTVKNIKNMNNPRVMPGVSPHAVYTVSKEGLTWCSEFAKKENIPLHVHLSETEQEVTDCVAAHGMRPPAWLDHCGVLSEQCIAAHCCWLDADDISLLAKRGVTAVHNPISNMKLAGNRALPYPEMKAAGVNVALGTDGASSNNDLDMFSEMKTAAILQKFFWNDPTVMPAADALKIASPNGANALGLNAGVIAPGHLADLVLVGRNPLNVPAFNTDSNAVYATSGLAVSTTICDGVILMHDGIIPGAEEIMEKAGSVAFDLVRRATAP, encoded by the coding sequence ATGACAGACACAGACATCTTTGGAAAACAGGTCCCTGTTCTCATCAGAAACGTCAGCCTGAATGGAAAAATACAGGAGATCTACCTCGACGGTACAGGAATGATCGGAGCGGTCGGAGAAAAAATCACCGATCACGACGCCGAGTTCATAATCGATGGTGACGGGGCAACAGCACTTCCCGGCATGATCAATATGCACACCCACTCGCCAATGGGTCTGCTTCGCGGCTATTCGGATGACATGCAGCTCTTCGAGTGGCTTTCCACCAAGATCTGGCCGACAGAGGCACATCTCACCGAGGATGATATCTACTGGGGCGCGAAACTCGCCTGCCTGGAAATGATCCGTACCGGAACCACGACCTTCAACGACATGTATTTTAAAATGGAGCAGATCGCCCGTGCCGTTGATGAATCCGGCATCAGAGCATGTCTTTCTTACTGCATGATCGACGGCGGGGACCATGCGAAGTTCGAGTCGGAAGCCCGTGTCATGGAGTCGACGGTCAAAAATATCAAAAATATGAACAATCCACGGGTCATGCCCGGCGTTTCCCCCCATGCGGTCTATACCGTTTCAAAAGAGGGTTTGACCTGGTGTTCAGAGTTTGCCAAAAAGGAGAATATTCCCCTGCATGTACATCTTTCCGAGACCGAACAGGAGGTCACTGACTGTGTTGCAGCCCACGGCATGAGACCTCCGGCATGGCTGGATCACTGTGGTGTCTTGTCCGAGCAGTGCATAGCGGCACACTGCTGCTGGCTTGATGCTGACGACATTTCTCTTCTGGCAAAGAGAGGAGTGACCGCCGTCCATAACCCGATCAGCAATATGAAACTCGCCGGAAACCGTGCTCTTCCCTATCCGGAGATGAAAGCAGCCGGCGTGAATGTGGCTCTTGGAACGGATGGAGCTTCCTCGAATAATGATCTGGATATGTTCAGTGAGATGAAAACTGCGGCAATCCTGCAGAAGTTCTTCTGGAACGATCCGACCGTGATGCCGGCAGCCGATGCGCTGAAAATCGCCTCGCCTAACGGGGCAAATGCATTGGGTCTCAATGCAGGAGTGATCGCTCCGGGCCATCTTGCAGATCTGGTCCTTGTTGGACGAAATCCGCTGAATGTACCTGCATTCAACACAGATTCAAATGCCGTGTATGCAACGAGCGGTCTTGCCGTCTCGACGACGATCTGCGATGGTGTGATTCTGATGCATGACGGTATCATCCCTGGTGCGGAAGAGATCATGGAAAAGGCGGGATCGGTCGCCTTTGACCTTGTTAGGCGGGCGACCGCACCCTAA
- a CDS encoding transglutaminase-like domain-containing protein, with protein sequence MDMHKFLREDPYIDFSHPLIREKVEDLFSDLSSDIEKTRKAYEFVRDEIPHSFDIQADIITAKASDVLKFRTGICHAKANLLAALLRSEGIPTGFCFQHLTLAGDDSLGYCVHCFNAVFLQKRWIKLDARGNINGKDAQFSLETPILAFQNRTEYDEYFWKGIYAAPHPATMQVLDTASSLKDVVDNFPETITETPDIHE encoded by the coding sequence ATGGATATGCACAAATTCCTCAGGGAGGATCCGTATATCGATTTCTCCCACCCTCTGATACGGGAGAAAGTCGAAGACCTTTTTTCCGACCTTTCTTCAGATATCGAAAAAACACGTAAGGCCTATGAGTTTGTCCGTGATGAAATCCCCCACTCGTTTGATATACAGGCAGACATTATCACGGCAAAAGCTTCCGATGTTCTCAAGTTTCGGACAGGTATCTGCCATGCGAAAGCAAACCTTCTCGCCGCTCTTCTCAGGTCTGAGGGTATCCCGACAGGTTTCTGTTTTCAGCATCTGACCCTTGCAGGTGATGATTCTCTTGGTTACTGTGTTCACTGTTTTAATGCTGTTTTTCTGCAGAAGCGCTGGATAAAACTGGATGCACGCGGTAATATCAACGGGAAAGATGCACAATTTTCTCTGGAAACACCAATACTTGCATTCCAAAACCGGACGGAATATGATGAATATTTCTGGAAAGGGATCTACGCCGCTCCGCATCCTGCAACCATGCAGGTGCTTGATACGGCGTCGTCGCTCAAAGATGTCGTCGATAACTTTCCCGAAACAATTACCGAAACCCCCGACATTCACGAGTGA
- a CDS encoding NifB/NifX family molybdenum-iron cluster-binding protein, producing the protein MTQEIKKIAIAQDGSLVSQHFGHCMSYALFNLEDGKLSRLPDLENPGHEPGKLPRLLAAEGVNLIIAGGMGPRAIDLFEENGIEVILGVSGDLGRAAEAYVNGTLTAGTSSCSHEDHACGGEDHEHEHDHPAHIVCISSTGTSLDSPADMRFGRAPYFAVINLAANTASIFQNPFTDAESGVGPKVVQLLASNGVSVLITGRSGGNASAALKAGGIAAYELTEPITIAEALQKYLAHELSPLM; encoded by the coding sequence ATGACACAGGAAATCAAAAAAATCGCCATTGCCCAGGACGGGAGTTTGGTCTCCCAGCATTTTGGTCACTGTATGAGCTATGCATTATTCAATCTCGAAGATGGAAAATTGAGCCGACTGCCCGATTTGGAAAACCCCGGTCATGAACCCGGAAAACTCCCGCGCCTTCTTGCCGCCGAAGGTGTCAATCTCATCATCGCCGGGGGTATGGGTCCGCGTGCCATTGATCTCTTTGAAGAAAATGGTATAGAAGTTATTCTTGGCGTCTCGGGAGATCTTGGGCGTGCAGCCGAGGCTTATGTAAATGGGACGCTCACCGCCGGAACAAGTTCTTGCTCACACGAAGATCATGCATGCGGCGGCGAAGATCACGAACATGAACACGATCACCCCGCCCATATTGTGTGCATCAGCTCGACCGGGACGTCACTTGACTCTCCGGCAGACATGAGATTCGGCCGTGCCCCGTACTTTGCCGTGATCAATCTTGCCGCCAACACTGCTTCAATATTTCAGAACCCCTTCACCGATGCAGAAAGCGGCGTCGGTCCCAAGGTTGTCCAGCTTCTTGCTTCCAACGGCGTATCGGTCCTCATCACCGGCCGGAGCGGAGGAAATGCTAGTGCGGCACTGAAAGCCGGAGGTATAGCTGCGTATGAACTTACAGAACCGATCACGATCGCCGAAGCCCTTCAAAAATATCTTGCTCACGAACTGTCCCCTCTTATGTAA
- a CDS encoding molybdopterin oxidoreductase family protein, with protein MQMKYVTTICPYCGTGCALNLVIRDGKTIGVAPSHRSPVCSGKLCSRGLHAADAFDEARIEQPFVKGEPSDWETALGKAAELKKYAADEIIVITSARLTNENQYLVKKFAQAAGTSIGVVNGGTGVPTVKLDELKDADVILALGNVMQALPLTGNRIIQAKENGARLLYIGPQSYTAIQADTVEITDEYTELPPGFSALIKNAAHPVVVYLANDSAAAKIAETLNIKTAVLYDTNNGRGANLMGIEPLTLSESVKAAVIVAETPVMEQDIYADILQKLDILELTVVAASAETSLADVADIILPIAAQNEIEGTATNWEGRLQMVKPAVASPDGVKTLDAVLADLAGKMGITIPSGTPEELFTALGAEIPAFANITYAQIAKPEGVFLPEA; from the coding sequence ATGCAGATGAAATATGTGACCACCATATGCCCGTACTGCGGTACAGGCTGTGCACTCAATCTCGTTATTCGGGATGGGAAAACAATAGGGGTTGCTCCCTCTCATCGTTCTCCCGTATGTTCCGGCAAACTCTGTTCCCGCGGACTTCACGCTGCCGATGCCTTTGATGAAGCGCGGATCGAACAACCGTTTGTCAAAGGAGAACCATCTGATTGGGAGACTGCTCTTGGGAAAGCGGCTGAATTGAAAAAGTATGCCGCTGATGAAATTATCGTCATCACCTCGGCCCGTCTCACCAACGAGAACCAGTATCTCGTGAAAAAGTTTGCTCAGGCAGCAGGTACTTCCATTGGAGTAGTAAATGGTGGGACCGGCGTTCCAACGGTAAAACTTGATGAACTAAAAGATGCGGATGTCATCCTCGCACTTGGCAATGTTATGCAAGCCCTCCCCCTCACAGGAAACAGGATCATTCAGGCAAAAGAGAACGGCGCACGCCTCCTTTACATAGGTCCCCAGAGCTATACAGCAATTCAGGCAGACACCGTTGAGATAACTGATGAATACACGGAGTTGCCGCCCGGATTCAGCGCACTCATAAAGAATGCCGCCCACCCAGTTGTTGTCTATCTGGCAAATGATTCCGCTGCTGCGAAGATTGCCGAGACGCTCAATATCAAGACAGCTGTATTGTATGATACGAACAACGGGCGGGGAGCTAACCTCATGGGTATCGAACCTCTAACTCTTTCGGAAAGTGTAAAAGCTGCCGTGATCGTCGCCGAAACACCAGTTATGGAACAGGATATCTATGCCGATATTCTCCAGAAACTGGACATCCTCGAACTCACCGTAGTAGCGGCTTCTGCCGAGACATCACTGGCAGACGTAGCTGATATCATTTTGCCGATCGCCGCACAGAACGAAATTGAAGGGACAGCAACAAACTGGGAAGGACGTCTGCAGATGGTCAAACCTGCCGTCGCCTCACCAGATGGTGTGAAGACACTTGACGCAGTCCTTGCAGATCTTGCTGGAAAAATGGGAATCACCATCCCGTCAGGCACGCCGGAGGAACTCTTTACTGCCCTTGGCGCTGAAATTCCGGCATTTGCAAATATCACCTATGCTCAGATTGCAAAGCCTGAGGGCGTATTTCTCCCGGAGGCCTGA
- a CDS encoding Coenzyme F420 hydrogenase/dehydrogenase, beta subunit C-terminal domain codes for MSEKGDMFYAWTKSTDIKGECGGAVISILKYALEKKIVDVVLTVRKGYDVYDPQPVFITDPEELISCAGSLHCGTFLLPKLIKKYLNGAKDLKVGITVKGCDVKALYELAKRQQINMDNVFSVGLNCGGSVSPTGARAMIAEKYDINPDDVVKEEIDKGQFIVMTKDGQHKGIKIDELEEEGLGRRANCQRCETKIPRQADLACGNWGVFGEKAGKATFVEVCSAKGASVFDGAVSAGVIDVCAPDPKGLEIRGKIENVMVKMGKKTQKSQFSALGDGKERLTKIMQSSSRCIACRACIDNCPICYCVECSTLKPHLVDQTQTPPDFMFHLIRFAHIADSCVNCGQCQELCPAEIPNALYMHAQQVELEKMFGHTPGCDMSLPVLAFAEERDERQRLNDTGSDMIFENVFKE; via the coding sequence ATGTCTGAGAAAGGCGACATGTTCTATGCATGGACAAAGTCCACTGACATCAAAGGCGAGTGCGGAGGGGCAGTAATCTCTATCCTGAAGTACGCTTTGGAGAAGAAGATCGTGGATGTTGTTCTTACGGTCAGAAAAGGCTATGATGTCTATGACCCCCAGCCGGTCTTCATCACTGATCCTGAGGAACTTATCTCATGCGCAGGATCATTGCACTGCGGAACGTTTCTTCTCCCGAAACTGATCAAAAAGTATCTGAACGGTGCCAAAGATCTGAAAGTCGGAATCACGGTCAAAGGCTGCGATGTCAAGGCACTCTATGAACTTGCCAAACGCCAGCAGATCAATATGGACAATGTCTTTTCCGTCGGTCTCAACTGCGGAGGGTCCGTTTCACCGACTGGCGCCCGAGCAATGATCGCCGAAAAATACGACATCAATCCCGATGACGTGGTAAAAGAGGAGATCGACAAGGGACAGTTTATCGTGATGACCAAAGATGGTCAGCACAAAGGCATCAAAATCGATGAACTGGAAGAAGAAGGGCTCGGCCGCCGTGCAAACTGCCAGCGCTGTGAAACCAAAATTCCGCGTCAGGCAGATCTTGCCTGTGGTAACTGGGGTGTATTCGGCGAAAAAGCAGGTAAAGCCACATTCGTTGAGGTATGTTCTGCAAAGGGTGCTTCAGTCTTCGACGGAGCGGTCAGTGCCGGTGTGATCGATGTTTGCGCCCCCGATCCGAAAGGACTTGAGATTCGCGGCAAGATCGAGAATGTCATGGTGAAGATGGGCAAAAAGACACAGAAGAGCCAGTTTTCTGCTCTTGGAGATGGTAAAGAGCGCCTTACAAAGATCATGCAGTCATCTTCACGCTGTATTGCCTGCCGTGCATGTATCGATAACTGCCCGATTTGTTACTGTGTCGAGTGTTCAACACTGAAACCGCATCTTGTCGATCAGACGCAGACACCTCCCGACTTTATGTTTCATTTGATCAGATTCGCGCATATCGCCGATTCCTGCGTGAACTGCGGTCAGTGTCAGGAATTGTGTCCTGCAGAGATCCCGAACGCCCTTTACATGCATGCTCAGCAGGTTGAACTCGAGAAGATGTTCGGTCACACCCCCGGATGCGACATGAGTCTTCCAGTACTTGCATTTGCAGAAGAGAGAGACGAACGTCAGCGTCTGAACGATACCGGATCGGACATGATCTTCGAGAATGTATTCAAGGAGTAA
- a CDS encoding DMT family transporter: MGSTSIFKRRTVSEIRLAPFLIILAAVCWGTIGIFTRELQAAGFTSVQITAARCAVTALCLVMGLLFTDRDKLKIVPKDIWMFIGTGLLSIVFFNICYFTSIQYLTLSMASVLLYTAPFFVMLMSLFLFHEKMTIQKGIALILAFSGCVLTAGIVGDQINSITEIGILIGLGSGFGYALYTIFGRVALKKYHPITITTYTFLIAAIGILPFCDVGNMVQLSLGNTGILPYILILSIVCTVLPYFLYTKGLKHVEGGKASVMAFVEPMVATLIGIFLFHEQMTLLNMTGVVLIFAAIVLLNSRTRSSAPPDTS; the protein is encoded by the coding sequence ATGGGATCTACAAGTATTTTCAAACGCCGAACCGTCAGTGAGATCCGGCTCGCTCCTTTTCTTATCATACTTGCTGCAGTCTGCTGGGGGACAATCGGCATTTTCACTAGGGAGTTGCAGGCAGCAGGGTTTACATCAGTCCAGATAACCGCAGCACGCTGCGCAGTGACCGCTCTCTGTCTTGTTATGGGTTTGCTGTTCACCGATCGAGACAAACTAAAGATTGTTCCAAAGGATATCTGGATGTTTATTGGAACCGGACTTCTAAGCATCGTTTTTTTCAACATCTGCTACTTTACCTCGATCCAGTATCTGACTCTTTCAATGGCCTCGGTGCTGCTGTACACTGCACCTTTTTTTGTGATGCTGATGTCTCTGTTTTTGTTCCATGAAAAAATGACGATACAGAAAGGAATTGCTCTGATTCTGGCATTCAGCGGTTGTGTGCTCACTGCGGGAATTGTTGGCGATCAGATCAACAGTATCACGGAGATAGGCATTTTGATTGGGCTTGGATCCGGATTTGGATATGCCTTATACACGATCTTTGGAAGGGTGGCTCTGAAAAAATATCATCCGATTACCATTACAACTTATACATTTCTGATTGCAGCTATCGGCATACTTCCGTTCTGCGATGTTGGAAATATGGTTCAGCTTTCTCTGGGAAATACGGGAATTCTGCCGTATATTCTGATCCTCAGCATAGTATGTACGGTACTTCCCTATTTCCTGTACACCAAAGGTCTGAAACATGTCGAAGGAGGAAAAGCATCGGTGATGGCTTTTGTTGAGCCGATGGTTGCAACGCTTATCGGAATCTTCCTTTTCCATGAACAAATGACGCTTTTGAATATGACCGGCGTCGTTCTGATTTTTGCAGCAATCGTTCTTTTGAACAGCCGGACTCGGTCATCAGCTCCTCCCGACACTTCCTGA
- a CDS encoding quaternary amine ABC transporter ATP-binding protein: MEGFVIVEIVCSGDPPESEPIIRVHGLTKVFGHDLEKALELHRSGRSKKEVHEETNATIALHNVSFEVMRGETFVLMGLSGSGKSTLLRCINRLIDPTEGEIEIDGEDIIGMDHEELRLIRRRKLGMIFQNFALLPQRNILDNVTFGLEIMGVPKAERNQRAEKVLEMVGLGGYGSSMPSELSGGMKQRVGLARALTSDPDILLMDEAFSALDPLIRRDMQDELLELQERLGKTIIFVTHDLDEALKLGTRIALMKDGSIVQIGTPEEILTNPENAYVEKFVADVDLTRVLSAKDVMRRPEPVAQCTAGPRVALHLMEEHDIPMIFVVTRHRNLRGLVTLEDTIGAVKTGKTMSDILKTDIPIVAPDAPLSDILSLIVDSQYPMAVVDENGRLHGVISRASILAALARKGGDS, encoded by the coding sequence TTGGAGGGTTTCGTTATAGTTGAAATAGTTTGCAGCGGAGATCCGCCTGAGTCAGAGCCGATTATTCGTGTACATGGTCTGACCAAAGTCTTTGGTCATGATCTGGAAAAAGCCCTGGAACTTCACCGTTCGGGCCGCTCAAAAAAGGAAGTTCACGAAGAGACCAATGCGACGATCGCTCTGCACAATGTCTCTTTCGAGGTTATGCGTGGAGAGACTTTCGTCCTTATGGGTCTTTCCGGCAGTGGAAAATCAACTCTTCTTCGTTGTATTAATCGTCTTATTGATCCGACCGAAGGTGAGATTGAGATCGACGGAGAGGACATTATCGGCATGGATCATGAGGAACTTCGGCTGATCCGCCGACGCAAACTGGGCATGATCTTCCAGAATTTTGCACTTCTTCCGCAGAGAAATATTCTGGACAACGTAACGTTCGGTCTTGAAATCATGGGCGTTCCCAAAGCAGAACGTAATCAGCGGGCCGAAAAAGTCCTGGAAATGGTCGGTCTTGGCGGCTACGGAAGCAGTATGCCCTCAGAACTTTCGGGCGGGATGAAACAGCGTGTCGGTCTTGCCCGTGCACTCACCAGCGATCCGGACATTTTGTTGATGGACGAAGCGTTCAGTGCTCTTGATCCGCTAATCCGCCGCGATATGCAGGACGAACTGCTGGAACTTCAGGAGAGGCTCGGCAAAACGATTATTTTCGTAACTCATGATCTTGACGAGGCACTGAAGCTCGGTACCCGTATCGCTCTGATGAAAGACGGTTCGATCGTGCAAATCGGTACGCCGGAAGAGATTCTGACAAATCCAGAGAATGCCTATGTCGAGAAGTTCGTTGCTGATGTGGACCTGACCCGAGTTCTCTCGGCAAAAGATGTTATGCGCCGTCCAGAGCCGGTTGCCCAGTGCACTGCCGGTCCGCGGGTAGCGCTGCATCTGATGGAAGAACATGATATCCCGATGATTTTTGTTGTCACCCGCCACAGAAATCTTCGTGGTCTCGTGACTCTAGAAGATACCATCGGTGCTGTGAAAACAGGAAAGACCATGTCGGACATTCTCAAAACCGATATTCCCATTGTTGCACCCGACGCACCGCTTTCTGACATTCTCTCTTTGATTGTCGACAGCCAGTATCCAATGGCAGTTGTAGATGAAAACGGCAGACTGCATGGCGTGATCTCACGTGCATCAATCCTGGCTGCACTTGCCCGCAAGGGAGGTGATTCCTGA